A genomic region of Micromonospora sp. NBRC 110009 contains the following coding sequences:
- a CDS encoding phosphatase PAP2 family protein, which yields MAVVTDPQPPARTGATASPDGGRRRVIAMVIWGVAFVAAWLAIGLPTDPAYAFVWIWAGTIAWNSARPWRSHLRFARDWIPVVLLLAGYNLSRGFADNGATPHAMELIVADRFLLGWATGGEVPTVWLQQHLYRPEVHWWDVLVSWIYFSHFVATLAAAAVLWMRNRERWAAYMRRWGFLCAAGLATYFLYPAAPPWWAAQNGLLTEVARISTRGWKEIGMHGAGNVLNAGQVAANPVAAMPSLHTAFALFVVLFFLPATRRRWWPLLLAYPLAMTFTLVYSGEHYVIDVLVGWAYVGLTFLVIGLAERGWAAHRARRATTVTAAEPQPTGAASARPDPGDGVAARPATGDTLAAPRGTDPAAADPDAVPAER from the coding sequence ATGGCCGTCGTGACAGACCCCCAGCCCCCCGCCCGTACCGGTGCCACCGCCTCGCCCGACGGCGGGCGTCGCCGCGTGATCGCGATGGTGATCTGGGGGGTCGCCTTCGTGGCCGCCTGGCTCGCCATCGGCCTGCCCACCGACCCCGCCTACGCGTTCGTCTGGATCTGGGCCGGCACGATCGCCTGGAACTCCGCCCGGCCCTGGCGCAGCCACCTGCGGTTCGCCCGGGACTGGATCCCGGTGGTCCTGCTGCTGGCCGGGTACAACCTCTCCCGGGGGTTCGCCGACAACGGCGCGACGCCGCACGCCATGGAGCTGATCGTCGCCGACCGGTTCCTGCTGGGCTGGGCCACCGGCGGCGAGGTGCCCACCGTCTGGCTCCAGCAGCACCTCTACCGCCCCGAGGTGCACTGGTGGGACGTGCTGGTCAGCTGGATCTACTTCTCGCACTTCGTGGCGACGCTGGCCGCCGCGGCGGTGCTCTGGATGCGCAACCGCGAGCGCTGGGCGGCGTACATGCGGCGCTGGGGTTTCCTCTGCGCCGCCGGCCTGGCCACCTACTTCCTCTACCCGGCCGCCCCGCCCTGGTGGGCCGCCCAGAACGGGCTGCTCACCGAGGTCGCCCGGATCTCCACCCGGGGGTGGAAGGAGATCGGCATGCACGGCGCCGGCAACGTGCTCAACGCCGGCCAGGTCGCCGCCAACCCGGTGGCGGCGATGCCGTCGCTGCACACCGCGTTCGCCCTCTTCGTGGTCCTCTTCTTCCTGCCCGCCACCCGCCGGCGGTGGTGGCCGCTGCTGCTCGCCTACCCGCTCGCGATGACCTTCACCCTGGTCTACAGCGGCGAGCACTACGTGATCGACGTGCTGGTCGGCTGGGCGTACGTGGGGCTCACCTTCCTGGTGATCGGCCTCGCCGAGCGCGGGTGGGCCGCCCACCGCGCCCGGCGCGCCACGACGGTCACCGCCGCGGAGCCGCAGCCGACCGGGGCCGCCTCCGCCCGCCCGGACCCTGGGGACGGAGTCGCCGCCCGCCCGGCCACCGGCGACACGCTCGCGGCGCCGCGCGGCACGGACCCGGCCGCCGCCGACCCCGACGCGGTGCCGGCCGAGCGCTGA
- a CDS encoding DUF58 domain-containing protein — protein MARAAAVTPPGRLPATGDRSGAVLARLQLMVTRKLDGLLQGDYAGLLPGPGSEAGESREYRPGDDVRRMDWPVTARTTMPHVRRTVADRELETWLAVDLSASQDFATAGSLKRDLVVAAAAALVHLTVRGGNRIGAVVGTGAGVPARTGRWRGTAPVTGPGTMVRLPARSGRREAQGLLRAIAGTEIRPGRLDLGALIDLLNRPPRRRGVAVVISDFRAPPEQWGRQLRKLRVRHDVLAVEVVDPRELELPDVGVLPVVDPETGEVHEVQTADPRLRHRYAEATAAERAAVAAELRAGGAAHLRLRTDRDWLLDMVRFVAAQRHARTRGTTR, from the coding sequence TTGGCCCGGGCAGCGGCCGTGACCCCACCCGGCCGGCTGCCGGCCACCGGCGACCGCTCCGGCGCCGTGCTCGCCCGATTGCAGCTCATGGTCACCCGCAAGCTCGACGGGCTGCTCCAGGGCGACTACGCGGGATTGCTGCCCGGGCCGGGCAGCGAGGCCGGGGAGTCCCGCGAGTACCGCCCCGGCGACGACGTGCGCCGGATGGACTGGCCGGTCACCGCGCGGACCACGATGCCGCACGTCCGGCGTACGGTGGCCGACCGGGAGCTGGAGACCTGGCTGGCGGTCGACCTCTCGGCGAGCCAGGACTTCGCCACGGCGGGGTCGCTCAAGCGGGACCTGGTGGTCGCCGCGGCGGCGGCCCTGGTCCACCTGACCGTGCGCGGCGGCAACCGGATCGGCGCGGTGGTCGGCACCGGCGCCGGGGTACCGGCGCGGACCGGCCGGTGGCGCGGCACGGCCCCGGTCACCGGCCCCGGGACCATGGTGCGGCTGCCCGCCCGGTCCGGCCGCCGCGAGGCGCAGGGCCTGCTCCGGGCCATCGCCGGCACCGAGATCCGCCCCGGCCGCCTCGACCTCGGCGCGCTGATCGACCTGCTCAACCGGCCGCCGCGCCGGCGCGGGGTGGCCGTGGTGATCTCCGACTTCCGCGCACCGCCCGAGCAGTGGGGCCGGCAGCTTCGTAAGCTGCGGGTCCGGCACGACGTGTTGGCCGTCGAGGTGGTCGACCCGCGCGAGCTGGAACTGCCCGACGTGGGGGTGCTGCCGGTGGTCGACCCGGAGACGGGGGAGGTGCACGAGGTGCAGACCGCCGACCCCCGCCTGCGCCACCGGTATGCCGAGGCGACGGCCGCCGAGCGCGCGGCGGTCGCCGCCGAGCTGCGCGCCGGCGGCGCGGCCCACCTGCGACTGCGTACCGACCGAGACTGGCTGCTGGACATGGTGCGGTTCGTGGCCGCGCAGCGGCACGCCCGTACCCGAGGGACGACCCGATGA
- the fabG gene encoding 3-oxoacyl-ACP reductase FabG, with translation MARTVLVTGGNRGIGLAIAQAFAKQGDRVAVTHRSGDAPAGLFGVKCDVTDAEAVDAAFAAVEAELGLVEVLVANAGITDDTLLLRMSEEQFTRVLDTNLTGAFRCAKRASTKMLRAKWGRMIFISSVVGLAGGAGQVNYAASKAGLVGVARSITRELGSRNITANVVAPGFIDTDMTAVLPEERKAEIRKSIPAGRMASPDEVAAAVTWLASDAAAYISGAVIPVDGGLGMGH, from the coding sequence GTGGCCCGTACCGTGCTGGTGACCGGCGGAAACCGGGGGATCGGCCTGGCCATCGCGCAGGCCTTCGCCAAGCAGGGCGACCGGGTGGCGGTGACCCACCGCAGCGGCGACGCGCCGGCGGGCCTGTTCGGCGTGAAGTGTGACGTGACCGACGCCGAGGCGGTGGACGCGGCCTTCGCCGCCGTCGAGGCCGAACTCGGTCTGGTCGAGGTGCTGGTGGCCAACGCCGGCATCACCGACGACACGCTGCTCCTGCGGATGTCCGAGGAGCAGTTCACCCGGGTGCTCGACACCAACCTCACCGGCGCCTTCCGCTGCGCCAAGCGGGCCTCGACCAAGATGCTCCGGGCCAAGTGGGGCCGGATGATCTTCATCTCCTCGGTGGTCGGCCTCGCCGGCGGCGCCGGCCAGGTCAACTACGCGGCCAGCAAGGCCGGCCTGGTCGGCGTGGCCCGCTCGATCACCCGCGAGCTGGGCAGCCGCAACATCACCGCGAACGTGGTGGCGCCCGGCTTCATCGACACCGACATGACGGCTGTGCTGCCCGAGGAGCGCAAGGCGGAGATCCGCAAGTCGATCCCGGCGGGCCGGATGGCCAGCCCGGACGAGGTCGCGGCCGCGGTCACCTGGCTCGCCTCGGACGCGGCCGCGTACATCTCCGGCGCCGTCATCCCGGTCGACGGCGGCCTGGGCATGGGTCACTGA
- a CDS encoding PH domain-containing protein: protein MSHGPADAEPGGPPPHPPGYGRPGPSPAGHPGLGPAQPGAGHPAPPAYGAPGGWPTPGPGWPHPVPPPPAGGEPRQRLHPLSPVLHGAKSLVVVIAGLSWSTLSRVGFGWFAVLVTVFALGATVLSVVSWWNTGYHLVGRELRVHEGLIWRRTRAIPLERLQAVEVVRPLLAQLTGLAELRLEVVGGGRTEAPLAYLGVAEATALRQRLLAVAGRAPQTLPPPTDAAPAAAPTGRRLHTVRNQDLLVSQLLTPQAFLLPFGLAFVVAQFLSEGSWSFIAVASTLTAMAGVLLQPVRRVLDDWAFRLDRDDGTLRVRNGLLETRVQTVPLHRVQTVRATWPLLWRMKGWLRLRLEVAGYSAAEPDDRNRPDRLLPVGDAATGALVVAAVLPGVRLDALPSTPPPRRARWLRPLSRAAVGAGLEAEVFVARSGLLTRHLTLVPYARIQSVRVTQGPAQRRLRLATVHADTAGGSGAAAPDRDLAEAWELAAELTARAHAARGRRG from the coding sequence GTGAGCCACGGCCCGGCCGACGCCGAGCCCGGCGGTCCGCCGCCGCACCCGCCCGGCTACGGGCGTCCCGGACCGTCCCCAGCCGGTCATCCAGGGCTCGGGCCCGCCCAGCCGGGCGCCGGCCATCCCGCACCACCGGCGTACGGCGCACCCGGCGGCTGGCCGACGCCCGGCCCCGGCTGGCCGCACCCGGTCCCGCCCCCACCGGCCGGCGGGGAACCCCGGCAGCGGCTGCACCCGCTGAGCCCGGTGCTGCACGGCGCGAAGTCCCTGGTCGTGGTGATCGCCGGACTCTCCTGGTCGACGCTGTCCCGGGTCGGCTTCGGCTGGTTCGCGGTGCTGGTCACCGTCTTCGCGCTCGGTGCCACCGTACTGTCGGTGGTCAGCTGGTGGAACACCGGCTACCACCTGGTGGGCCGGGAGCTGCGGGTGCACGAGGGGCTGATCTGGCGGCGTACCCGGGCGATCCCGCTGGAACGGTTGCAGGCCGTGGAGGTGGTCCGGCCGCTGCTGGCGCAGCTCACCGGGCTGGCCGAGCTGCGGCTGGAGGTGGTCGGCGGGGGCAGGACCGAGGCGCCGCTGGCCTACCTGGGCGTGGCCGAGGCGACCGCGCTGCGGCAACGGCTGCTCGCCGTCGCCGGCCGCGCCCCGCAGACCCTGCCGCCGCCGACCGACGCGGCGCCCGCCGCGGCGCCGACCGGACGCCGGCTGCACACCGTACGCAACCAGGATCTGCTGGTCAGCCAACTGCTCACCCCGCAGGCGTTCCTGCTGCCGTTCGGTCTGGCCTTCGTGGTGGCGCAGTTCCTCTCCGAGGGCTCGTGGTCGTTCATCGCGGTGGCCAGCACGCTGACCGCGATGGCCGGGGTGCTGCTGCAACCGGTCCGCCGGGTGCTCGACGACTGGGCCTTCCGGCTGGACCGGGACGACGGCACGCTGCGGGTCCGCAACGGCCTGCTGGAGACCCGGGTGCAGACCGTGCCGCTGCACCGGGTGCAGACGGTCCGGGCGACCTGGCCGCTGCTCTGGCGGATGAAGGGCTGGCTGCGGTTGCGGCTGGAGGTGGCCGGCTACTCGGCCGCCGAGCCGGACGACCGGAACCGGCCGGACCGGCTGCTGCCGGTCGGCGACGCCGCCACCGGCGCGCTGGTCGTCGCGGCGGTGCTGCCCGGCGTACGGCTGGACGCGCTGCCGTCGACGCCGCCGCCCCGGCGGGCCCGCTGGCTGCGCCCGCTGAGCCGGGCGGCGGTGGGTGCCGGCCTCGAGGCGGAGGTCTTCGTCGCCCGCTCCGGGCTGCTCACCCGCCACCTGACGCTGGTGCCGTACGCCCGGATCCAGAGCGTGCGGGTGACCCAGGGCCCGGCGCAGCGGCGGCTGCGGCTGGCCACCGTGCACGCGGACACCGCCGGCGGGTCGGGCGCGGCGGCGCCCGACCGGGACCTGGCCGAGGCCTGGGAGCTGGCGGCCGAGCTGACCGCGCGCGCACACGCGGCCCGCGGTCGCCGGGGCTGA
- a CDS encoding PH domain-containing protein: protein MNGDDPAGRPPAPPGPLEPWPATVRWQPISRDLIWVELIRLGILLAVALVALGVTWAATGHWLPAVALGVVLVLAAWRTVTIVRAVHAWGYAEREHDLLVRHGLLVRRLSIVPYARMQFVDVTAGPLERAFDLATVQLHTAAAASDARVPGLRPAEASRLRDRLTALGEDRAEGL from the coding sequence GTGAACGGTGACGACCCGGCCGGCCGGCCGCCGGCCCCGCCCGGCCCGCTGGAGCCCTGGCCGGCGACCGTCCGGTGGCAGCCGATCTCCCGCGACCTGATCTGGGTGGAGCTGATCCGGCTCGGCATCCTGCTCGCCGTGGCGCTGGTGGCGCTCGGCGTGACCTGGGCGGCCACCGGCCACTGGCTGCCCGCCGTCGCGCTCGGCGTGGTGCTGGTGCTGGCCGCCTGGCGGACGGTCACCATCGTCCGGGCCGTGCACGCCTGGGGCTACGCCGAACGGGAGCACGACCTGCTGGTCCGGCACGGGCTGCTGGTCCGGCGGCTCTCCATCGTCCCGTACGCCCGCATGCAGTTCGTGGACGTCACGGCGGGTCCGTTGGAGCGGGCCTTCGACCTGGCCACCGTGCAGTTGCACACGGCCGCGGCGGCGAGCGACGCCCGGGTGCCCGGCCTGCGGCCAGCGGAGGCGTCGCGGCTGCGCGACCGGCTCACCGCGCTGGGCGAGGACCGGGCGGAGGGGCTGTGA
- a CDS encoding thioesterase family protein yields MQEQPESPFAPGLTARVELTVTDADTAQAVGSGDVPVLGTPRVLALAEAATVAAVATRMPTGSTTVGTRIELEHRAATPVGRTVLARARLAKVDGRRLLFEVTVADGDETVAEGRVERVLVDRQRFVERAARAS; encoded by the coding sequence ATGCAGGAGCAGCCGGAGTCGCCGTTCGCGCCGGGGCTGACCGCCCGGGTCGAGCTGACCGTCACCGACGCCGACACCGCGCAGGCGGTGGGCTCGGGCGACGTGCCGGTGCTCGGCACGCCCCGGGTGCTCGCCCTCGCCGAGGCGGCGACCGTGGCGGCCGTCGCCACCCGGATGCCGACCGGGTCGACGACCGTCGGCACCCGGATCGAGCTGGAGCACCGCGCGGCCACCCCGGTCGGGCGCACCGTGCTGGCCCGGGCCCGGCTGGCCAAGGTCGACGGGCGGCGGCTGCTGTTCGAGGTGACCGTCGCGGACGGCGACGAGACCGTCGCCGAGGGGCGGGTCGAGCGGGTGCTGGTCGACCGGCAGCGC
- a CDS encoding AAA family ATPase — MAQPTTPDAPTPTEAVPDAPPPAVTTPAQDATLLERALFEIKRVIVGQDRMVERMFVALLARGHCLLEGVPGVAKTLAVETLAKVVGGSFARIQFTPDLVPADIMGTRIYRQSSEKFDVELGPVFVNFLLADEINRAPAKVQSALLEVMSERQVSIGGETHRVPDPFLVMATQNPIEQEGVYPLPEAQRDRFLMKIMVGYPTDAEEREIVYRMGVAPPEPVRVFDTPDLVALQHKADQVFVHNALVDYAVRLVLATRAPAEHGMPDVAQLIQYGASPRASLGLVRATRALALLRGRDYALPQDVQDIAPDILRHRLVLSYDALADDVPADHIVHRVLSTIPLPAVAPRQQASPPPPAVPAGAGWPGQRP; from the coding sequence GTGGCCCAGCCGACCACGCCCGACGCCCCGACCCCGACCGAGGCCGTGCCGGACGCGCCGCCCCCGGCCGTGACCACCCCGGCCCAGGACGCCACCCTGCTGGAGCGGGCGCTCTTCGAGATCAAGCGGGTGATCGTCGGCCAGGACCGGATGGTCGAGCGGATGTTCGTCGCTCTCCTGGCCCGGGGCCACTGCCTGCTGGAGGGGGTGCCCGGCGTCGCCAAGACCCTCGCCGTGGAGACGCTGGCCAAGGTGGTCGGCGGCTCGTTCGCCCGGATCCAGTTCACCCCGGACCTGGTGCCGGCGGACATCATGGGCACCCGGATCTACCGGCAGTCCAGCGAGAAGTTCGACGTCGAGCTGGGGCCGGTCTTCGTCAACTTCCTGCTCGCCGACGAAATCAACCGGGCGCCGGCCAAGGTGCAGTCGGCGCTGCTGGAGGTGATGAGCGAGCGCCAGGTGTCGATCGGCGGGGAGACCCACCGGGTGCCGGACCCGTTCCTGGTGATGGCGACGCAGAACCCGATCGAGCAGGAGGGCGTCTACCCGCTGCCGGAGGCGCAGCGGGACCGCTTCCTGATGAAGATCATGGTCGGCTACCCGACCGACGCCGAGGAGCGGGAGATCGTCTACCGCATGGGGGTGGCCCCGCCGGAGCCGGTCCGCGTCTTCGACACCCCGGACCTCGTCGCCCTGCAGCACAAGGCCGACCAGGTCTTCGTGCACAACGCGCTGGTCGACTACGCGGTCCGGTTGGTGCTCGCCACCCGGGCCCCCGCCGAGCACGGCATGCCCGACGTGGCCCAGCTCATCCAGTACGGCGCCAGCCCCCGCGCCTCGCTCGGCCTGGTCCGGGCCACCCGGGCGCTGGCCCTGCTGCGCGGCCGGGACTACGCGCTGCCGCAGGACGTGCAGGACATCGCTCCGGACATCCTGCGCCACCGGCTGGTGCTCAGCTACGACGCGCTCGCCGACGACGTCCCGGCCGACCACATCGTGCACCGGGTGCTGTCGACCATCCCGCTGCCAGCGGTCGCGCCCCGGCAGCAGGCCTCGCCGCCGCCCCCGGCCGTCCCGGCCGGCGCCGGTTGGCCCGGGCAGCGGCCGTGA
- a CDS encoding HAD-IIA family hydrolase, whose amino-acid sequence MGHLPGAVLRAPGPPALIIRPPTPLGTNMHDRKPVQSWLTDMDGVLVHEGQPVPGAPEFIKKLRASGKPFLVLTNNSIYTPRDLQARLARMGLDVPEESIWSSALATAKFLDDQRPGGTAYVIGEAGLTTALHAVGYVLSDFAPDYVVLGETRTYSFEAITKAIRLINDGARFICTNPDATGPSVEGALPAAGSVAAMISKATGVEPYFVGKPNPMMMRSALNTIDAHSESTAMIGDRMDTDILCGLEAGLETILVLTGISSRTEAERYPYRPSRIVDSVADLIDDV is encoded by the coding sequence CTGGGACACCTGCCCGGCGCTGTGCTGCGTGCCCCCGGCCCGCCGGCCTTGATCATCCGACCTCCGACACCCCTGGGGACGAACATGCATGACCGCAAGCCGGTGCAGAGCTGGCTCACCGACATGGACGGCGTGCTGGTGCACGAGGGCCAGCCGGTGCCCGGCGCGCCCGAGTTCATCAAGAAGCTGCGGGCCTCCGGCAAGCCGTTCCTGGTGCTGACCAACAACTCCATCTACACCCCGCGCGACCTCCAGGCCCGGCTCGCCCGGATGGGGCTGGACGTGCCGGAGGAGTCGATCTGGTCGTCCGCCCTGGCCACCGCCAAGTTCCTCGACGACCAGCGCCCGGGCGGCACCGCGTACGTGATCGGCGAGGCCGGGCTGACCACGGCGCTGCACGCGGTGGGCTACGTGCTCAGCGACTTCGCCCCCGACTACGTGGTGCTGGGGGAGACCCGCACCTACAGCTTCGAGGCGATCACCAAGGCGATCCGGCTGATCAACGATGGCGCCCGGTTCATCTGCACCAACCCGGACGCGACCGGCCCGTCGGTGGAGGGCGCGCTGCCGGCCGCCGGCTCGGTGGCCGCGATGATCTCCAAGGCGACCGGGGTGGAGCCGTACTTCGTCGGCAAGCCCAACCCGATGATGATGCGCTCGGCGCTGAACACCATCGACGCGCACTCGGAGTCCACCGCGATGATCGGCGACCGGATGGACACCGACATCCTCTGCGGCCTGGAGGCGGGGCTGGAGACCATCCTGGTGCTCACCGGGATCAGCAGCCGGACCGAGGCCGAGCGCTACCCGTACCGGCCGTCCCGGATCGTCGACTCGGTGGCCGACCTGATCGACGACGTCTGA
- a CDS encoding VWA domain-containing protein yields MIRFLQPWWLLAVLPVLALAAAYVWRQLHRRQYAMRFTNVDLLRTLAPKGLGWRRHAAATAFLLCLLVLATALARPAVDTREPLERATVMLAIDVSLSMQADDVSPNRLEAAQEAAKQFVGELPESYNLGLVSFAKSANVLVPPTKDRGAVTTAIDGLVLAEATATGEAVFTCLEAIRSVPADGAAGIPPARIVLLSDGYRTAGRSVEEAAAAAQAANVPVSTIAFGTDSGQVDIGGQLQRVPVDRMALSQLAETTQGYFYEAASVSELKRVYQDMGSSIGFRTEPREITQWYAGMALLFALCAGGLSLLWSSRLI; encoded by the coding sequence ATGATCCGTTTTCTGCAACCGTGGTGGCTGCTGGCCGTGCTGCCGGTGCTCGCCCTGGCCGCCGCGTACGTCTGGCGGCAGTTGCACCGCCGGCAGTACGCGATGCGGTTCACCAACGTCGACCTGCTGCGCACCCTCGCGCCGAAGGGGTTGGGCTGGCGGCGGCACGCGGCGGCCACCGCGTTCCTGCTCTGCCTGCTGGTGCTGGCCACCGCGCTGGCCCGCCCGGCGGTGGACACCCGGGAGCCCCTGGAGCGGGCCACGGTGATGCTCGCCATCGACGTGTCGCTGTCCATGCAGGCCGACGACGTGAGCCCGAACCGGCTGGAGGCCGCCCAGGAGGCGGCCAAGCAGTTCGTCGGGGAGCTGCCGGAGAGCTACAACCTCGGCCTGGTCTCCTTCGCCAAGTCGGCCAACGTGCTGGTCCCGCCGACCAAGGACCGGGGGGCGGTGACCACCGCCATCGACGGGCTCGTGCTGGCCGAGGCGACGGCCACCGGGGAGGCAGTGTTCACCTGCCTGGAGGCGATCCGTTCGGTGCCGGCCGACGGCGCGGCGGGTATCCCGCCGGCCCGGATCGTGCTGCTCTCCGACGGGTACCGCACCGCGGGGCGGTCGGTCGAGGAGGCGGCCGCGGCGGCGCAGGCGGCGAACGTGCCGGTCTCCACGATCGCGTTCGGCACCGACTCGGGTCAGGTCGACATCGGCGGCCAGCTGCAGCGGGTGCCGGTGGACCGGATGGCGCTGTCGCAGCTCGCGGAGACCACCCAGGGCTACTTCTACGAGGCCGCCTCGGTGAGCGAGCTGAAGCGGGTCTACCAGGACATGGGCAGCTCGATCGGGTTCCGGACCGAGCCGCGGGAGATCACCCAGTGGTACGCGGGGATGGCACTCCTGTTCGCCCTCTGCGCGGGTGGGCTCAGCCTGCTCTGGTCGTCCCGCCTGATCTGA
- the fabI gene encoding enoyl-ACP reductase FabI gives MSGLLAGKRLLVTGVITDASIAFSVAKLAQENGAQVVLTGYGRLSLVERIAKRLPEPAPVIELDVTNAEHLAGLADKVREHVDGLDGVVHSIGFAPQSCLGGGFLDAPWEDVATALQVSTYSYKSLAMAALPLMSAGGAVVGLTFDATKAWPVYDWMGVAKAGLESASRYLALHLGKQGIRSNLVAAGPLRTIAAKSIPGFEQFEDAWAERAPLGWNLTDQEPAARACLALLSDWFSATTGEIVHVDGGYHAIGA, from the coding sequence ATGTCCGGACTGCTGGCCGGTAAGCGGCTGCTCGTCACCGGCGTCATCACCGACGCGTCGATCGCCTTCTCCGTGGCGAAGCTCGCCCAGGAGAACGGCGCCCAGGTCGTGCTCACCGGCTACGGCCGGCTCTCGCTGGTCGAGCGGATCGCCAAGCGGCTGCCCGAGCCCGCCCCCGTGATCGAGCTGGACGTCACCAACGCCGAGCACCTCGCCGGCCTGGCCGACAAGGTGCGCGAGCACGTCGACGGACTGGACGGGGTGGTGCACTCGATCGGCTTCGCCCCGCAGAGCTGCCTCGGCGGCGGCTTCCTCGACGCGCCGTGGGAGGACGTGGCCACCGCGCTCCAGGTCTCCACCTACTCGTACAAGTCCCTGGCCATGGCGGCGCTGCCGCTGATGTCCGCGGGCGGCGCGGTGGTCGGCCTCACCTTCGACGCCACCAAGGCCTGGCCGGTCTACGACTGGATGGGGGTGGCCAAGGCCGGGCTGGAGTCCGCCTCCCGCTACCTCGCGCTGCACCTCGGCAAGCAGGGCATCCGCAGCAACCTGGTCGCGGCCGGGCCGTTGCGCACCATCGCCGCCAAGTCGATCCCCGGCTTCGAGCAGTTCGAGGACGCCTGGGCCGAGCGGGCCCCGCTCGGCTGGAACCTCACCGACCAGGAGCCGGCCGCCCGCGCCTGCCTGGCCCTGCTCTCCGACTGGTTCTCGGCCACCACCGGCGAGATCGTCCACGTCGACGGCGGCTACCACGCGATCGGCGCCTGA
- a CDS encoding ferrochelatase produces MAYDALVLVSFGGPERPEDVLPFLQNVTRGRGVPPERLAEVAEHYLRFGGVSPINEQCRELLAAIRADFAANGVDLPVYWGNRNWDPMLADTVARMRDDGIQRALAFVTSAYGGYSSCRQYQEDIAAARAAVGPDAPLIEKLRQFWDHPGFVEPHVDAVRTALAQLDPAKRDSTRLVFTAHSIPVSAAATAGPHGGRYTAQLEETARLVHAAAAPDLPYDLVWQSRSGPPQVPWLEPDVNDHLAALAEQGVTAVVVSPIGFVSDHLEVVWDLDTEALETAKQLGLDFVRAGTPGTDPRFVAMVRELVLERTAPDAGGLRRRLGSLPTWDTCPALCCVPPARRP; encoded by the coding sequence ATGGCGTACGACGCGTTGGTGCTGGTCTCCTTCGGCGGGCCGGAGCGGCCCGAGGACGTGCTGCCCTTCCTGCAGAACGTGACCCGGGGCCGGGGCGTGCCGCCGGAGCGGCTCGCCGAGGTCGCCGAGCACTACCTGCGCTTCGGCGGGGTGTCCCCGATCAACGAGCAGTGCCGCGAGCTGCTCGCGGCGATCCGCGCGGACTTCGCCGCCAACGGCGTCGACCTGCCGGTCTACTGGGGCAACCGGAACTGGGACCCGATGCTCGCCGACACCGTGGCGCGGATGCGCGACGACGGGATCCAGCGGGCCCTCGCCTTCGTCACCAGCGCGTACGGCGGCTACTCCTCCTGCCGGCAGTACCAGGAGGACATCGCGGCGGCCCGGGCGGCGGTCGGCCCGGACGCCCCGCTGATCGAGAAGCTGCGCCAGTTCTGGGACCATCCCGGCTTCGTCGAGCCGCACGTCGACGCGGTGCGGACGGCGCTGGCGCAGCTCGACCCGGCCAAGCGGGACAGCACCCGGCTGGTGTTCACCGCGCACTCGATCCCGGTCTCCGCCGCCGCCACCGCCGGCCCGCACGGCGGCCGGTACACCGCGCAGCTCGAGGAGACCGCCCGGCTGGTGCACGCCGCGGCCGCCCCGGACCTCCCGTACGACCTGGTCTGGCAGAGCCGCTCCGGGCCGCCGCAGGTGCCGTGGCTGGAGCCGGACGTCAACGACCACCTGGCCGCCCTCGCCGAGCAGGGGGTGACCGCCGTGGTGGTCAGCCCGATCGGTTTCGTCTCCGACCACCTCGAGGTGGTCTGGGACCTGGACACCGAGGCGCTGGAGACGGCCAAGCAGCTCGGGCTGGACTTCGTCCGGGCCGGCACCCCGGGCACCGACCCGCGCTTCGTGGCGATGGTCCGGGAGCTGGTCCTGGAGCGCACCGCCCCGGACGCCGGGGGACTGCGCCGCCGTCTCGGCTCGCTGCCCACCTGGGACACCTGCCCGGCGCTGTGCTGCGTGCCCCCGGCCCGCCGGCCTTGA